TTGGTGGGTGGCTGAGAGTTTAGGGAAAATTGGACAAGGAAATCAAGAGGCGATCACCGCCCTGGTGCAACTTCTGGAGCAGACTGAGGATCAATATACCCGTTGGCGGGTGGCTGAGAGTTTAGGGAAAATCGGACAAGGAAATCAAGAGGCGATCGCCGCCCTGGTGCAACTTCTAGAGCCGCGTGAGGATGAATATACCCGTTGGTGGGCGGCTGAGAGTTTAGGGAAAATCGACCCCGGAAATCAAGAGGCGATCGCCGCTCTGGGGAAAGTTCTGGAGCAGAGTAAGGATGAAGACACCCGTTGGTGGGTGGCTGAGAGTTTAGGGAAAATTGGACAAGGAAATCAAGAGGCGATCACCGCCCTGGTGCAACTTCTGGAGCAGACTGAGGATCAATATACCCGTTGGCGGGTGGCTGAGAGTTTAGGGAAAATCGGACAAGGAAATCAAGAGGCGATCGCTGCTCTGGTGCAACTTCTAGAGCCGCGTGAGGATGAAGATACCCGTTGGTGGGCGGCTGAGAGTTTAGGGAAAATCGGACAAGGAAATCAAGAGGCGATCGCCGCTCTGGGGAAAGTTCTGGAGCAGAGTAAGGATGAAGACACCCGTTGGTGGGTGGCTGAGAGTTTAGGGAAAATTGGACAAGGAAATCAAGAGGCGATCGCCCCTCTGGTGAAAATTCTGGTGCAGACTGAGGATAAAAATACCCGTAGGCTGGCGGCTGAGAGTTTAGGGAAAATCGACGCTGGAAATGCCCAGGCGATCGCCGCTCTGGGGAAAGTTCTGGAGCAGACTGAGGATGAAAATACCCGTTGGTGGGCGGCTAAGACTTTAGAGAAAATCATCACCATTGAGGAAAACCCAAAAACCGTTGTTTCTGCTCTCCAACCTCATTTCAATCGTAAAACCTACAAAAACAACGTTCGACTGTTTCTCATCTTCTACAAATGTCTCTCGAAGATTGCCCAAAGTCTCTCCTATCCTGACTTCTACCAAGCTTGGCATGGCGAATGGAACGCAGTGAAATGAAGCCATCTCAACCATCTCGGAATCATGGTGAGATAGCAGGGAAGCGATCGCCCCTAAAGCCCAAGTGAGAAAAAAGTTAATCCTGATCGCAAAGGTATAATTATAGCCATGTGCTGGAGGTAAAATAATGACATTACAGGAAATGATTCAGGGCTTGGATGAGTTATCCCAGGAAGAGCAAGTTTCTTTGTTCTCTGTTCTACAAAAGCGTTTAGAAGGGAGAGAGCTAACCCAAGCGGGTGACACTTTCTGGAATGGAGTGTTCCGTTTTAGACGAGCAATAGAAGAAGAGGAACTGGTTTTTACAGATGAAGATTTTGCTGATTTACGCGATCGCACCCCAGGACAGGAAGTCGAGCTTTAATGGTTAGATTTTTACTATAGCAAACCTAAATGAGTTGTGTAATAACTGCCCCTCATCCCCCTGCCCCCTTCTCCCGCAGGAGAAGGGGGAAAAGTCCCTCTCCCGTGGGAGAGGGATATAGGGAGAGGGCAAGATCTTATCAAGATTAAAGGAGATGAAACCAGATTATGTTAAAAACGTTTAAGGCTTTATTGAAGGGGAGTCAATTAGAGTGGATTGAAGATAGCCCTGAGTTGAAGGATGAAAAGTTAGAAGTTTATGTTACCGTTCTCGATCGCACTCCTAAAGTTAACTCTAAAACACGAGGTCAGAGAATGGCTGAAATCTTGGAAAATCTAGCCAATGAACCTGGATTAGAGCATCTCGACCCCATTCTGTGGCAGAGAGAAACAAGAGAAGATCGTTCATTACCAGAGCGATAAATTATGCTGTTGGATAGCAATATTATTATCTATTCTGCACAGCCAGAATATGATGAGTTACGAACCTTGATCGCTGAAAACTCTCCTGCGGTGTCAGCTCTGAGCTATTTGGAAGTTTTGGGTTATCATCAACTACAGTCAAGTTGAATCTAAAGGCAAGAGGTTAATGAGTCGGAAAATCGGCGATCGCCTGCTTGATGAGCGCCTAGGAATTACGGGAGAACAACTGGCTGATTTTTGCCAGCAGTCGGGTATTGTGGAA
This genomic window from Roseofilum capinflatum BLCC-M114 contains:
- a CDS encoding HEAT repeat domain-containing protein — encoded protein: WWVAESLGKIGQGNQEAITALVQLLEQTEDQYTRWRVAESLGKIGQGNQEAIAALVQLLEPREDEYTRWWAAESLGKIDPGNQEAIAALGKVLEQSKDEDTRWWVAESLGKIGQGNQEAITALVQLLEQTEDQYTRWRVAESLGKIGQGNQEAIAALVQLLEPREDEDTRWWAAESLGKIGQGNQEAIAALGKVLEQSKDEDTRWWVAESLGKIGQGNQEAIAPLVKILVQTEDKNTRRLAAESLGKIDAGNAQAIAALGKVLEQTEDENTRWWAAKTLEKIITIEENPKTVVSALQPHFNRKTYKNNVRLFLIFYKCLSKIAQSLSYPDFYQAWHGEWNAVK